A single region of the Nicotiana sylvestris chromosome 6, ASM39365v2, whole genome shotgun sequence genome encodes:
- the LOC104249652 gene encoding protein PARTING DANCERS homolog codes for MSRGGFNDSRSLSNTTSLSTSCCNGVCVMSSTWRDAQNLSFLNFISRFLNESSFRLNILPIAPDFIFIFGGLSVAFMFVTNWDVIDKESVFKKAEKVKEQFASFYVVITLPSKEQNDSFIRFYFKYGGPTFVPVRDFEMGFEKIVKIAHSRGVCKRQDVLAKLKAEKEKSVQAMEIYKQVVTSIPGVDSHDANVLYQTIGSIEAIAKSSKEYILETTDLSPTTAETITRFFRDPKFYLGPKIG; via the exons ATGAGTCGAGGAGGATTCAACGATTCGAGATCACTTTCAAATACTACAAGCTTATCGACTTCAT GTTGCAATGGCGTTTGTGTGATGAGTAGCACATGGAGGGATGCACAGAATCTGTCCTTTCTCAATTTCATCTCTCGCTTTCTTAATGAAAGTTCTTTCCGTTTAAATATTCTTCCAATTGCACCA GATTTTATCTTTATCTTTGGCGGTTTGTCAGTTGCTTTCATGTTTGTGACCAATTGGGATGTCATCGACAAGGAATCTGTCTTTAAAAA AGCTGAGAAAGTGAAGGAGCAGTTTGCAAGCTTCTATGTGGTTATCACCCTCCCTTCAAAGGAACAGAATGATTCCTTCATACGCTTCTATTTCAA GTATGGAGGGCCAACATTTGTTCCTGTGCGAGACTTTGAGATGGGCTTTGAAAAAATTGTGAAGATAGCACATTCTCGTGGGG TGTGCAAACGACAGGATGTATTGGCAAAATTAAAAGCTGAG AAGGAAAAATCAGTACAGGCAATGGAGATTTACAAACAAGTGGTTACATCAATCCCTGGAGTTGACAGCCATGATGCAAATGTG CTTTATCAAACTATTGGTTCAATTGAAGCAATAGCTAAGTCATCAAAGGAATACATTCTGGAAACAACTGATCTCTCACCCACGACAGCTGAGACAATCACAAGGTTTTTCAGGGATCCAAAGTTTTATCTTGGTCCCAAAATTGGCTGA